Proteins encoded by one window of Hyla sarda isolate aHylSar1 chromosome 13, aHylSar1.hap1, whole genome shotgun sequence:
- the LOC130297728 gene encoding uncharacterized protein LOC130297728, with protein MKAFTILLLVVIASAYVAAQLGGSLGGAGGGLGGNLGGGAGGLGGAAGNVGGDVHVPEADSGNGGGLLGVVDNLLGGVGGGVL; from the exons ATGAAGGCTTTCACTATTCTCCTCCTTGTTGTCATCGCTAGCGCCTATG TTGCTGCTCAGTTGGGAGGCTCTTTAGGAGGCGCTGGAGGAGGCCTTGGAGGAAACCTTGGAGGAGGCGCTGGAGGCCTTGGAGGAGCCGCTGGAAACGTG GGTGGAGATGTTCATGTACCAGAGGCAGATTCTGGCAACGGTGGAGGTCTTTTGGGTGTTGTTGACAATTTACTTGGCGGTGTCGGTGGCGGTGTCCTATGA